One Luteibacter aegosomaticola genomic window carries:
- a CDS encoding type IV pilin protein has product MERNLRSLKARGFTLLELVIVVLIISILAAVAIPQYRRYVVRSHRVDAQSVLSDLGARQERFYYSNNAYTNDLTKLNAQSTMAGELYSIDIPSASSTGYTVRATAEGAQQKDDTACQTLTLTNLGVRGSTGSTANDPACWNRS; this is encoded by the coding sequence ATGGAACGCAACCTTCGTAGCCTGAAAGCGCGCGGCTTCACCTTGCTGGAGCTGGTGATCGTGGTGCTGATCATCTCGATCCTGGCGGCCGTGGCTATTCCGCAATACCGCCGCTACGTGGTGCGCTCGCATCGCGTGGACGCGCAGTCGGTATTGTCCGATCTTGGCGCCCGACAGGAGCGTTTCTACTACTCGAACAATGCGTACACGAACGATCTCACCAAGCTGAACGCGCAAAGCACCATGGCCGGTGAGTTGTACAGCATCGATATCCCGTCGGCGTCGTCGACGGGATATACCGTGAGGGCGACCGCAGAGGGTGCTCAGCAAAAGGACGACACCGCGTGCCAGACGCTGACGCTTACCAACCTGGGCGTACGCGGTTCCACCGGCTCCACCGCCAACGATCCCGCCTGCTGGAACCGCTCATGA
- a CDS encoding GspH/FimT family pseudopilin, whose product MSGGRRGAQGFTLVELMVTITVLAILLAIAAPSFVDFVRRNDVSSNTNEFLTTLRMARSTAITRNIFVSVCPSTNATADKPSCSDSKDYSAGYLVYVASAAGKAYEEGNELVRINEGAQKVSIMVTDAAKIITFNPRGASTIGTFSAFLCARHGNETVGESTGRATGRRFDVQASGRAGVVELPAQAGDAASGSCSPGTG is encoded by the coding sequence GTGAGTGGCGGCCGTCGCGGTGCGCAGGGCTTTACGTTGGTCGAGCTGATGGTGACCATCACGGTGCTGGCGATCCTGTTGGCCATCGCTGCGCCATCTTTCGTCGATTTCGTCCGCCGGAACGACGTCAGCAGCAACACCAACGAGTTCCTCACGACCCTGCGCATGGCGCGCTCGACGGCCATCACCCGTAATATCTTCGTGTCGGTCTGCCCGTCGACGAACGCGACTGCGGATAAGCCCAGCTGCTCCGATTCGAAGGATTACAGTGCGGGCTACCTGGTTTACGTCGCGTCCGCAGCCGGCAAGGCGTACGAGGAAGGGAACGAGCTCGTACGCATCAATGAGGGTGCCCAGAAGGTGTCTATCATGGTCACCGACGCGGCGAAAATCATCACGTTCAACCCCCGCGGGGCATCCACGATCGGTACGTTTAGCGCGTTCCTGTGTGCCCGCCACGGCAACGAGACGGTGGGTGAAAGTACGGGCCGGGCCACCGGGCGCCGCTTCGATGTCCAGGCCTCCGGCCGCGCTGGCGTGGTCGAGCTGCCGGCGCAAGCCGGCGACGCCGCGTCGGGCTCCTGCAGCCCGGGGACTGGTTGA
- a CDS encoding DUF4124 domain-containing protein: MKHLAAIVLLSAVVSSAVSAQSTNVYKWTDSSGVVHYADQPPPNENASHMRLNAKAAVPSSQAATPGQPQPAAGSDAKLASAETAARTRNCENAKANASTVAGSAMVVNSSDPTSARRMDQDELEAARNNAKRDVAAWCDGGAK, encoded by the coding sequence ATGAAGCACTTAGCCGCTATCGTCCTCCTGAGCGCGGTCGTGTCTTCGGCCGTATCGGCACAGAGCACCAACGTCTACAAGTGGACCGATAGCTCGGGCGTCGTCCATTACGCCGACCAGCCGCCGCCGAACGAAAACGCCAGCCATATGCGGCTCAACGCGAAAGCGGCCGTGCCTTCGTCGCAGGCGGCAACCCCGGGGCAGCCGCAGCCGGCAGCGGGTTCCGATGCGAAATTGGCTTCGGCCGAAACGGCCGCACGCACGCGGAACTGCGAAAACGCGAAGGCGAATGCCTCTACGGTGGCCGGCAGTGCGATGGTGGTGAACAGCAGCGACCCGACCTCGGCCCGGCGCATGGACCAGGACGAACTGGAGGCCGCGCGCAATAATGCGAAGCGTGACGTGGCAGCGTGGTGCGATGGAGGTGCCAAGTGA